One segment of Gaiella occulta DNA contains the following:
- a CDS encoding type II toxin-antitoxin system Phd/YefM family antitoxin, with protein MRVEVGVRELRENLSTWLDRAAAGEEILVTERGKPKAVLSAAETAWDRMVREGRITPARGNPRPLPPPMKWDDGGPTLMDYLWWSRGKIPWPGHGPEPGTEDDEA; from the coding sequence ATGCGTGTGGAAGTCGGTGTCCGTGAGCTGCGCGAGAACCTGTCCACGTGGCTCGACCGTGCGGCCGCGGGCGAGGAGATTCTTGTCACGGAGCGAGGGAAGCCGAAGGCGGTGCTCAGTGCCGCCGAGACCGCCTGGGATCGGATGGTTCGCGAGGGCCGCATCACTCCGGCCCGGGGTAACCCCAGGCCGCTGCCGCCTCCGATGAAGTGGGATGACGGCGGGCCGACGCTCATGGACTACCTCTGGTGGTCGCGCGGGAAGATCCCGTGGCCGGGACATGGCCCGGAACCAGGGACGGAAGACGACGAAGCTTGA
- a CDS encoding type II toxin-antitoxin system VapC family toxin has protein sequence MIAYFDASALVKLFLDEADSDIARHVWGSGVRLATSRVSHAELACAMAAAVRDGRHARGAVDADVVDGAFLADRADIVEADAGVVDTAASVGVRHGLRGVDAIHVASAMQLAAFDPTLVSWDECQRQAARAEGLPVYPETTTAALR, from the coding sequence TTGATCGCATACTTCGACGCGTCGGCGCTCGTGAAGCTGTTCCTCGACGAGGCCGACTCGGATATCGCACGGCATGTCTGGGGCAGCGGCGTGCGCCTCGCTACGAGTCGCGTGTCGCACGCGGAGCTTGCATGTGCCATGGCGGCCGCGGTTCGAGATGGGCGCCATGCAAGGGGAGCAGTTGATGCAGACGTTGTCGACGGAGCGTTTCTCGCAGATCGAGCAGACATCGTGGAGGCAGACGCCGGTGTCGTCGACACCGCGGCCTCTGTAGGAGTCCGGCACGGACTCCGCGGAGTGGATGCGATCCATGTGGCGAGCGCGATGCAGCTCGCTGCATTCGACCCGACCCTCGTCTCCTGGGACGAGTGCCAGCGCCAGGCAGCCCGTGCCGAGGGCCTCCCCGTCTACCCGGAGACGACGAC